From one Halothece sp. PCC 7418 genomic stretch:
- the cas10 gene encoding type III-B CRISPR-associated protein Cas10/Cmr2, with translation MTEVYWQAKLWGLLHDPVFKPLHSNSGRGGNSFWRDLPPLQTWHENGWNPEDAQKKFFEHIRLADFISSASDRAAIGSLTAAVNYNQTGLEISHLLSGAKYQFQLNTEQHQQLLKNRKEVLDQAEARLQSLIPDSILEASAHDLAGSKRLFWWLWRCLPEAASTVLGDQRLAILPAETRLPDSSIWSHASLTSALAGALAGFEITPEQLEKNWSSSQTLSHPYLAVFSFSPIQELIKASRKMRDFWAGSWLLHYLSATVSWKLAQQYGPDSLLYPSLYQQPLIDHWLLQQYPEFGDWVKQPRDRSLLTAGFPNVIVAILPKDRVAPAMQTAKSALIETWRNLGKETLDFLQTQRHWQRNLSFKSSTWQGWLDGQWQFYWSGVPIGREDEPLKNAAIPEEKETELNRWSNAENQAYGLENKQEINLFQQAELNFLRKAYEYREEKWGRKFSINIGSWWASIFDQTRLSLAVTKNARTWEIPTAFGPRSTISGVGPVVHSGDDWITEGETQHYWQRQAGLFDGREELNATETVKRTLEKILPNLLGGDANPAISYPDLTSGVAGYLKTHDQQHQAKFDRACEDILNQFPWAQNVIDDMANKWGIPYIDDAPNANQYHPRLLNAGWLVEDAETPELTKLEQDYNKESDPQIAQQLAEDITQLKTQYRQQVETVISKHYPNNNPASWYVLAAGDGDGMSKWLTGEKLQPYQDYVSSDLNVSKEVKQEYNQFLQMKKRMGPSTHNALSRALLDFSNQLVPYLTEQRYAGRLIYSGGDDVLAYSNLWEWDQWLWDVRQCFRGDQDPQNEFDNTGDYWQWKKTPENSLLRDRPLFTMGQLATLSFGITLAHHSVPLAITLENLWEAESEAKAHEDANGKTKDAVQVRVLYGNGNILKATAKFPVFHQWQQLLQQYPDLESSLYEQAATLWNQHPIPTREAIDPWVSFFVSRRESLNTPEVQANFQQSFSQFLDTLWQHHPESKLEEAVTNWLKLAAFVQRSRTIKL, from the coding sequence ATGACTGAAGTTTACTGGCAAGCCAAATTATGGGGATTGCTACATGACCCAGTGTTCAAACCCCTCCACAGCAACTCAGGACGGGGTGGAAATAGTTTTTGGCGCGATCTACCGCCCTTACAAACCTGGCATGAAAACGGTTGGAATCCTGAAGACGCACAGAAAAAATTTTTTGAACATATTCGTTTAGCGGATTTTATCAGTTCCGCCAGCGATCGCGCAGCAATTGGTAGTTTAACTGCTGCTGTCAATTACAATCAAACGGGGTTAGAGATCAGTCATCTCCTCTCTGGGGCAAAATATCAATTTCAACTCAACACAGAACAACATCAGCAACTACTTAAAAATCGCAAAGAGGTTTTAGATCAAGCGGAAGCAAGGCTACAATCCCTCATTCCTGATTCCATTCTTGAAGCCTCAGCCCATGATTTAGCAGGAAGCAAACGCTTATTTTGGTGGTTATGGCGGTGTTTACCTGAAGCAGCCAGCACGGTGTTAGGAGATCAACGGCTTGCCATTCTCCCTGCAGAAACACGCCTTCCTGATAGTTCCATTTGGAGTCATGCTAGCTTAACCTCTGCACTCGCGGGGGCATTAGCAGGCTTCGAGATCACCCCAGAACAACTAGAAAAAAATTGGTCTTCCAGTCAAACCCTATCCCATCCTTATCTTGCTGTCTTTAGCTTTTCACCGATTCAAGAATTAATTAAGGCGAGTCGGAAAATGCGAGACTTTTGGGCAGGATCATGGTTACTGCATTATCTCTCAGCTACGGTGAGTTGGAAACTGGCGCAACAATATGGACCCGACTCTTTATTGTATCCCTCGCTCTATCAACAGCCCTTGATTGACCATTGGTTATTACAACAGTATCCAGAATTTGGGGATTGGGTAAAACAACCACGTGATAGGTCTCTTTTAACCGCAGGGTTTCCCAATGTCATTGTTGCTATCTTACCGAAAGATCGGGTTGCTCCTGCAATGCAAACGGCGAAAAGTGCGCTAATTGAAACTTGGCGTAATTTAGGGAAAGAAACCCTTGATTTCCTGCAAACCCAACGTCATTGGCAAAGAAATCTCTCGTTTAAGAGTTCTACTTGGCAAGGTTGGCTAGATGGACAATGGCAATTTTACTGGAGTGGCGTTCCCATTGGACGAGAAGATGAACCCCTGAAAAATGCAGCGATTCCAGAAGAAAAGGAAACAGAATTAAATCGCTGGTCAAATGCTGAAAATCAGGCTTATGGCTTAGAAAATAAGCAAGAGATTAACTTATTTCAACAAGCAGAACTCAACTTTCTCCGTAAAGCATACGAATATCGCGAGGAAAAATGGGGACGCAAATTTAGCATTAATATCGGATCATGGTGGGCTTCCATTTTTGACCAAACTCGCCTCTCCCTTGCGGTAACGAAAAACGCCCGCACTTGGGAAATTCCCACCGCTTTCGGTCCCCGTTCTACGATTTCTGGAGTGGGTCCCGTTGTTCATTCTGGCGATGATTGGATCACGGAAGGGGAAACCCAACATTATTGGCAACGACAAGCGGGTTTATTTGATGGACGGGAAGAATTGAATGCTACAGAAACGGTCAAACGCACTTTAGAGAAAATCTTACCCAACCTGTTAGGAGGAGACGCTAATCCTGCTATTTCTTATCCTGACTTAACGTCGGGTGTTGCAGGGTATCTCAAAACCCATGACCAGCAACATCAAGCAAAATTCGATCGCGCTTGTGAAGATATTCTTAACCAGTTTCCTTGGGCGCAAAACGTCATTGATGACATGGCGAATAAGTGGGGCATTCCTTACATTGATGATGCTCCTAATGCCAATCAATATCATCCCCGTTTACTCAATGCAGGCTGGTTAGTGGAAGATGCGGAAACGCCAGAGTTAACCAAACTTGAACAAGATTACAACAAAGAATCTGATCCACAAATCGCCCAACAACTTGCAGAAGACATCACTCAACTGAAAACCCAATACCGTCAACAAGTAGAAACGGTCATTAGTAAACACTATCCCAATAATAATCCTGCTAGCTGGTATGTTTTAGCTGCGGGGGATGGCGATGGGATGAGTAAGTGGCTAACAGGTGAGAAACTGCAACCCTATCAAGACTATGTTTCCTCTGACTTAAATGTTTCCAAAGAGGTGAAACAAGAATATAATCAGTTTCTCCAGATGAAAAAGCGCATGGGACCCTCAACCCATAACGCCCTCAGTCGCGCCTTGTTAGACTTTTCTAATCAACTGGTTCCCTATCTTACCGAACAACGCTATGCGGGACGGCTGATTTATAGTGGTGGGGATGATGTTCTCGCCTACAGCAACTTATGGGAATGGGATCAATGGTTGTGGGATGTTCGCCAATGTTTTCGCGGTGATCAAGACCCACAAAACGAGTTTGATAATACAGGAGACTATTGGCAATGGAAAAAGACTCCAGAAAATTCTTTACTGCGCGATCGTCCGTTGTTTACAATGGGTCAACTGGCGACCCTTAGTTTTGGCATTACCCTTGCCCATCATTCTGTCCCCCTCGCGATTACTTTAGAAAATCTCTGGGAAGCTGAATCAGAAGCCAAAGCCCATGAGGATGCAAATGGGAAGACGAAAGATGCTGTGCAAGTGCGTGTGTTATACGGCAATGGCAATATTTTGAAGGCAACCGCAAAATTCCCTGTGTTTCACCAGTGGCAACAATTACTGCAACAGTATCCAGATTTAGAAAGCAGTCTCTATGAACAAGCTGCAACTTTGTGGAATCAACATCCCATTCCCACACGGGAAGCCATTGATCCTTGGGTGAGTTTCTTTGTTTCCCGCCGTGAAAGTCTCAACACCCCTGAGGTACAAGCGAACTTTCAACAGTCTTTCTCTCAATTTCTAGATACTCTGTGGCAGCATCATCCGGAATCAAAACTGGAAGAAGCGGTCACCAACTGGTTAAAACTGGCTGCCTTTGTGCAGCGATCGCGCACGATTAAACTGTGA
- a CDS encoding lipopolysaccharide kinase InaA family protein, protein MQSNILTIAQRISNLQTFSARSRLGNRGDLIEVENNQIIKADKVGEDSTHWEFQVLVELEDLKITPQPNLEEGVFGHPNAFQMEKIDEGTTLEEYLEEFILGSYPDNFYLELCQAVGQMLNQFWEAGWIHGDLHAKNIVIDIDKNKQGWQPYIIDFGTTFHNEADHPLGRNAFAEKERAIVEELPDAEDDLNFLDSAFTTLFDSMGLGDNSTYWSGLRMLKNQVQAF, encoded by the coding sequence ATGCAATCTAATATTTTAACGATCGCGCAACGGATATCTAATCTTCAAACTTTTTCGGCGCGATCGCGCTTAGGAAATCGAGGAGATTTAATTGAAGTGGAGAATAACCAAATTATAAAAGCCGATAAAGTGGGTGAAGACAGCACTCATTGGGAATTTCAAGTATTAGTAGAATTAGAGGATTTAAAGATTACTCCTCAACCGAATTTAGAAGAAGGAGTTTTTGGGCATCCGAATGCTTTTCAAATGGAAAAAATTGATGAAGGAACCACTTTAGAAGAATATCTAGAAGAGTTTATCCTAGGGAGTTATCCAGACAATTTTTATTTAGAGTTATGTCAAGCTGTTGGTCAGATGTTAAATCAATTTTGGGAAGCGGGATGGATTCATGGCGACCTTCATGCTAAGAATATTGTCATTGACATTGACAAAAATAAACAAGGTTGGCAACCCTATATTATTGATTTTGGGACAACGTTTCATAACGAAGCTGATCATCCTTTAGGACGAAATGCTTTTGCTGAAAAAGAGAGAGCCATTGTTGAAGAATTACCAGATGCAGAGGATGACTTAAATTTCCTCGACTCTGCATTTACCACTCTTTTCGACAGTATGGGACTGGGAGATAATTCAACTTATTGGTCTGGACTTCGTATGCTGAAGAATCAAGTCCAAGCCTTTTAA
- the csx2 gene encoding TIGR02221 family CRISPR-associated protein — MELLTFLGTGNYNTTNYTWQDQTKETPYVAEALAEFLKPNKIKIFVTSEAREKHSQAFLKRIDSSYDCTFVDIPSGQSETEIWQIFEAVVNAVNSDTEISFDITHAFRSLPLLVLLAGAFLQKAKNVNIQGVYYGAFEVNRDQPPIFDLTSAIKLLDWLTATDKFLTTGSAVELGNLLTTIQGDFYKQNQPQKGEARPTQLKGFGDKILKFSQSLEYARAMDTLDDAGKIQQFSTERLSDEIGVFAKPFELLLNPIQEQYGQFAVANSRESDLKLVLEKQFLLLRWYVSKQLGTQAILLAREWIVSAFCYLEKVDYLSRDERGKIEQQLGKMIGLNRNFEQPIITFVQDAEVLSSTWSKLTEYRNDIAHCQMRETGIAADNLGRYVKNNLLDDLSQLFPELVI; from the coding sequence ATGGAACTTTTAACATTCTTAGGAACGGGGAATTACAACACGACCAATTACACTTGGCAAGATCAGACTAAAGAAACTCCTTATGTCGCAGAAGCCTTGGCTGAGTTTTTGAAACCGAACAAGATTAAAATATTTGTCACTTCTGAAGCAAGGGAGAAGCATAGTCAAGCATTTTTAAAGCGGATCGACTCAAGTTATGATTGTACTTTTGTAGATATTCCGTCAGGTCAATCAGAAACTGAAATTTGGCAAATTTTTGAAGCTGTTGTTAATGCAGTTAATTCTGATACAGAAATTAGTTTTGATATTACTCATGCTTTTCGGTCTCTCCCTTTGCTGGTGTTATTAGCAGGTGCTTTTCTACAAAAAGCTAAGAATGTGAACATTCAAGGAGTCTATTATGGTGCATTTGAAGTCAATCGCGATCAGCCCCCGATTTTTGACCTTACTTCGGCGATCAAGCTATTAGATTGGTTGACTGCAACTGATAAATTTTTAACAACAGGATCAGCGGTTGAATTAGGAAATTTGTTAACAACGATTCAGGGAGATTTTTATAAACAAAATCAACCTCAAAAAGGAGAAGCGCGACCAACTCAATTAAAAGGCTTTGGGGATAAAATTCTTAAATTTTCTCAATCTTTGGAGTATGCACGGGCAATGGATACCCTTGACGATGCTGGGAAAATACAACAATTCTCTACGGAACGCTTGAGTGATGAAATTGGAGTTTTTGCTAAACCGTTTGAGCTTTTACTGAATCCCATTCAAGAACAATATGGACAGTTTGCTGTGGCTAATAGTCGTGAATCAGATCTAAAATTAGTTCTAGAAAAACAGTTTTTACTTTTACGGTGGTATGTTTCTAAGCAATTAGGGACGCAAGCAATTTTATTAGCGAGAGAGTGGATCGTTTCTGCTTTTTGCTATCTGGAAAAAGTTGATTATTTAAGCCGTGATGAGAGAGGGAAAATAGAACAGCAGTTGGGAAAAATGATCGGTCTAAATAGAAACTTTGAACAACCAATTATCACATTCGTTCAAGATGCAGAAGTTTTAAGTAGCACTTGGTCAAAGTTAACAGAATATCGTAATGATATCGCTCATTGTCAAATGCGAGAAACGGGAATTGCAGCAGATAACTTAGGTCGATATGTTAAAAATAATCTCCTTGATGATTTGAGTCAATTATTTCCAGAATTAGTGATTTAA
- a CDS encoding RAMP superfamily CRISPR-associated protein, translating to MTHSKALEKPNKPANPQKKVIEKKPKKVISSGGNGGGGNRNRGGGGGNHHGNGGGNNNPQPSPWLDPDHQPPTSHNASFIEYLRWMRPPEHPQKDGTKVEILNKAQDNPDYRQRLQQLNDRARAIAQEYFTAKTTWRIRVGGHRGPESILLPAFDHLGVPYLPSSTLRGVARTQAIREIMAKENINWKSAEEKIAPYFGSINTNNNPDKAGKVVFLDAYPVACKNAGITMDMTNNIWNWDNNQLAYSPNPNSFFSLKDVEFLVGLRLASNCQDQQVLKQVKQWLIEGLNAGVGSQINSGYGQLTTEKNKKSANEFLRVSFGLEGQLIHGCQHFTQWNWNNNRNEWQMRGNPQAEVRPVAFKSMLRYWFRAFALGVLSPQQVQDWEAAIFGGISPQKRGFLEVRIHQGKLEQREPRPNHNGKQDKCGEQSGVLILGLSSETQESERKTVQSLVKNLTWMMFQLGGIGQGARRPCYSRKTSDRAPWFRGSTFLAGDEDFWEIPEDIKEFHRLFCQKLKGFYSALSQLTGQSINPKTLREVGQVNQRNWQEAVDGNCRIVVCSGKSNSNKPFALSVLHDRAFYHNGDYDGFLCGKVRGGVKPSPVWIADTGDFQVVTVFGATADPREKYLKELHNQSAEYLPIFPLK from the coding sequence ATGACACACAGTAAAGCATTAGAAAAACCCAATAAACCTGCTAACCCCCAAAAAAAGGTGATTGAGAAAAAGCCCAAGAAAGTAATTTCCAGTGGTGGAAATGGTGGTGGCGGAAACCGTAACCGAGGCGGTGGTGGGGGAAATCATCATGGAAACGGCGGGGGTAATAATAATCCTCAACCCTCTCCCTGGCTAGACCCTGATCACCAACCGCCAACGAGTCATAATGCCAGTTTTATCGAATACTTGCGCTGGATGCGTCCGCCTGAACATCCGCAAAAAGACGGGACAAAGGTTGAGATATTAAATAAAGCCCAAGATAACCCCGACTATCGCCAGCGACTGCAACAACTTAACGATCGCGCTCGCGCTATTGCTCAAGAATATTTTACCGCCAAAACAACATGGCGCATCCGCGTGGGAGGACATCGCGGACCCGAAAGCATTCTTCTCCCTGCATTCGACCATTTAGGCGTTCCTTATCTCCCTTCTAGCACCTTACGAGGAGTCGCCCGAACCCAAGCCATCCGAGAAATCATGGCTAAAGAGAACATAAACTGGAAAAGTGCAGAAGAAAAGATTGCGCCCTATTTCGGTTCAATTAATACTAATAACAACCCAGATAAAGCAGGAAAAGTCGTCTTTCTCGATGCGTATCCTGTGGCTTGCAAAAATGCAGGAATCACAATGGATATGACGAATAATATCTGGAATTGGGATAATAATCAGTTAGCTTATAGTCCTAATCCCAATTCCTTTTTCTCCTTAAAAGATGTGGAATTTCTGGTTGGTTTACGCCTTGCGAGTAACTGTCAAGATCAACAAGTTCTCAAACAAGTCAAGCAATGGCTGATTGAAGGTTTAAATGCTGGTGTGGGTTCACAAATTAATTCGGGTTACGGTCAACTCACTACAGAGAAAAATAAGAAAAGTGCTAATGAGTTTTTAAGAGTGAGTTTTGGTTTAGAAGGACAACTCATTCACGGCTGTCAACATTTTACCCAGTGGAACTGGAATAACAATAGAAATGAATGGCAAATGCGAGGAAATCCTCAAGCAGAGGTGCGTCCAGTTGCTTTTAAGTCCATGCTTCGTTATTGGTTTCGAGCGTTTGCTTTAGGGGTTTTATCTCCTCAACAAGTCCAAGACTGGGAAGCTGCTATTTTCGGTGGTATTAGTCCACAAAAACGAGGCTTTTTAGAGGTCAGAATTCATCAGGGTAAACTAGAACAAAGAGAACCTCGACCGAATCATAATGGAAAACAAGATAAATGTGGTGAACAATCAGGAGTGCTAATTCTGGGCTTATCTTCAGAAACTCAGGAATCCGAACGTAAGACAGTTCAATCATTAGTTAAAAATCTAACTTGGATGATGTTTCAATTAGGTGGAATTGGTCAAGGGGCAAGACGACCTTGTTATTCACGTAAAACTAGCGATCGCGCTCCTTGGTTTCGGGGGTCAACATTTCTCGCTGGAGACGAAGATTTTTGGGAGATTCCTGAAGATATTAAAGAATTTCATCGGTTGTTCTGTCAGAAATTAAAAGGCTTTTATTCTGCGTTATCTCAGTTAACTGGACAGTCAATTAACCCTAAAACTTTAAGAGAAGTTGGTCAAGTCAATCAACGAAATTGGCAAGAAGCAGTTGATGGAAATTGTCGCATTGTTGTTTGTTCTGGGAAGAGTAATTCTAATAAACCCTTTGCATTATCTGTCCTTCACGATCGCGCTTTTTATCATAATGGCGATTACGATGGGTTTCTCTGTGGAAAAGTTCGTGGTGGGGTAAAACCGTCTCCTGTTTGGATCGCTGATACAGGTGATTTCCAAGTAGTAACAGTATTTGGTGCAACGGCTGATCCGCGTGAAAAGTATTTAAAAGAATTGCATAATCAATCTGCTGAATACCTTCCCATATTCCCTCTAAAATAG
- a CDS encoding putative CRISPR-associated protein produces the protein MRNTLICTVGTSLFNNLKRAEGEIHQAFSQQNWKQVALLLNQLENTDRACGAEINSIARICQKNLLSHYLKLVFLVSDTEDGKHTGQLLKLYYGNHKNPIQFETVEVNVLTGLRDDNIKAFRQEGLKNLVREISTQVQHSSPEYIAINATGGYKAQISFAGMIGQALGIPVYYLFERFSEVIELPPQPIALDLGFWIDHYVVFEQLEAEETLVKSDLAHDFNAAYFNTLIDEEIIEQTPVISLSATGMLFHARSRLQFRKKQTAILDLIPEDQTLPENKQISLREDHGKDKLIAFSQKLVQSPYITKVINSLPFNPHQNNPIRRTYPDGKVEFVLTWTDRGLGICLQTTGRNLAETNTIAIYLAEKFTQST, from the coding sequence ATGCGAAATACACTCATTTGTACTGTCGGAACCAGCTTATTTAATAACCTCAAACGGGCTGAAGGAGAAATTCATCAAGCCTTTTCTCAGCAAAACTGGAAGCAAGTGGCGTTACTCCTCAATCAGTTAGAAAATACCGATCGCGCTTGTGGGGCTGAAATTAATTCTATTGCCCGAATTTGCCAAAAAAACTTACTCAGTCACTACTTAAAATTAGTTTTTCTAGTCTCTGATACAGAAGATGGAAAACACACCGGACAACTCCTAAAGCTGTACTATGGAAATCACAAAAATCCTATTCAATTTGAAACGGTTGAAGTTAACGTTTTAACGGGATTGAGAGATGATAACATTAAAGCCTTTCGCCAAGAGGGATTAAAAAACTTAGTCCGAGAAATTAGTACCCAAGTTCAACATTCTTCTCCAGAATATATTGCCATTAACGCCACAGGAGGCTATAAAGCCCAAATTTCTTTTGCAGGAATGATTGGACAAGCATTAGGGATTCCTGTTTATTATTTATTTGAACGCTTCTCGGAAGTGATTGAACTTCCTCCGCAACCGATCGCGCTTGATTTAGGATTTTGGATTGATCATTATGTGGTATTTGAACAACTCGAAGCCGAAGAAACGCTGGTGAAATCGGATCTCGCCCATGATTTTAATGCTGCTTATTTCAATACCCTCATTGATGAGGAAATCATTGAACAAACTCCTGTAATTAGTCTCTCTGCAACAGGAATGTTATTCCATGCGCGATCGCGCTTACAATTTCGGAAAAAACAGACCGCTATTCTAGATTTAATCCCCGAAGATCAGACCTTACCAGAAAACAAACAGATTAGCCTTAGAGAGGATCATGGTAAAGATAAACTCATCGCATTTAGCCAAAAATTAGTTCAATCTCCTTATATTACAAAAGTCATTAATTCTCTTCCCTTTAATCCTCATCAAAATAACCCCATCCGCCGAACTTATCCCGATGGGAAAGTTGAATTTGTTTTAACCTGGACAGATCGCGGACTGGGAATTTGCTTACAAACCACAGGGCGTAACCTTGCTGAAACGAACACCATTGCGATTTATCTCGCTGAGAAATTTACCCAGTCCACTTAA
- a CDS encoding type III-B CRISPR module-associated protein Cmr3, which translates to MYWYRLTPLDILLFRDAKPFTPGERAWAGSVFPPNGHTLAGAIRGLLGEKATLTLKGPFLCYETTLYFPRPLGFLGSIPLFPLDWLNDNSLNHALWDRTRPCPLVPANLDDLTQVDIKNPNTRQYLPSDVILNYLKTGQIPPQDWACQHEGEKSPWQVETRPHNAMKDGTRQVKDADGYFVENAIRMLPNWSLAIALDQQLSTPTTLRLGGEGHQVLIEACPSLGQQWDSIQARSDANFQNPDRSVGYLVTPGVFERMQNNQQAKCRSWPWEWKLAHTSNPNQTPGELVSVSSDRAIPISTRLRDQNDSDKSIPAPQVFAAPPGSQYYLNQPQTLFQDQPQAPAKVKRWRKLGYSQLLWINLSSSLKVRS; encoded by the coding sequence ATGTACTGGTATCGACTCACTCCCCTCGATATTCTCTTATTTCGAGATGCGAAACCCTTTACCCCAGGGGAACGGGCGTGGGCTGGCAGTGTCTTTCCGCCTAATGGACACACCCTTGCTGGGGCAATTCGTGGGTTACTCGGTGAAAAAGCAACCTTAACCCTCAAAGGACCTTTCTTATGTTATGAAACCACCCTTTATTTTCCCCGTCCTCTGGGCTTCCTCGGTTCAATTCCCTTATTTCCACTAGATTGGCTGAATGACAACAGCCTCAATCATGCCTTGTGGGATCGCACTCGCCCTTGTCCCCTTGTTCCTGCCAATTTAGATGATTTGACTCAAGTTGACATCAAAAATCCCAATACTCGTCAATATCTGCCCAGTGATGTGATTCTGAATTACTTAAAGACAGGTCAAATTCCACCCCAAGACTGGGCTTGTCAGCATGAAGGAGAAAAAAGCCCCTGGCAAGTAGAAACCCGCCCTCATAACGCCATGAAGGATGGCACACGACAAGTTAAAGATGCCGATGGGTATTTTGTGGAAAATGCGATTCGGATGTTACCGAATTGGAGTCTCGCGATCGCGCTGGATCAACAGCTATCAACGCCAACTACCCTCAGACTGGGTGGGGAAGGACATCAGGTGTTAATCGAAGCCTGTCCCTCTCTCGGACAACAGTGGGATTCTATTCAAGCGCGATCGGATGCAAACTTTCAAAACCCCGATCGTTCCGTGGGCTATCTGGTGACTCCTGGAGTATTTGAACGGATGCAAAATAACCAACAAGCCAAATGTCGGTCTTGGCCCTGGGAATGGAAACTTGCCCATACCAGTAACCCGAATCAAACCCCTGGGGAATTAGTCAGTGTCAGCAGCGATCGCGCAATTCCCATCAGCACCCGCTTACGGGATCAAAATGATTCTGATAAAAGCATTCCCGCCCCACAAGTGTTTGCAGCCCCACCAGGGAGTCAATATTACCTGAATCAACCGCAAACCCTCTTTCAAGACCAACCGCAAGCGCCCGCTAAAGTCAAACGCTGGCGGAAACTCGGTTACTCGCAACTCCTCTGGATTAACTTATCTAGTTCCCTCAAAGTTAGGAGCTAG
- the cmr4 gene encoding type III-B CRISPR module RAMP protein Cmr4, whose protein sequence is MNTIYFYLLSPLHTGGTTQEGNLVGIARESHTNLPYIPSSTIRGRLRAMAKAEDAKQEEQEKAQNQQKKDEGKEKPKRKSFRLFGTELDNAQQLEQGDIWVGDGSLLWVPVPSLSHGVVWISSPFLLRRWQSRQPQSAHQTAIPDPYSCNFNQNSKVYLKDAIIKSDELKAFDNWQSFVPKQASSIDKVLVLPDQHCATLIQMSLWRQVKIKLDEHKVVDGGFRYEEAIPPDTLMYFTWGLTNQANGTGQQSQNDFQTLIQSHDIIQIGGQESLGRGFVQQSQ, encoded by the coding sequence ATGAACACAATCTATTTTTACCTCCTCTCTCCTCTCCATACTGGCGGAACCACCCAAGAAGGCAACCTCGTCGGTATCGCCAGAGAATCTCACACCAATCTCCCCTATATCCCTTCTAGCACCATTCGTGGTCGTTTGCGGGCAATGGCGAAGGCTGAAGATGCAAAACAGGAAGAACAAGAAAAAGCCCAAAATCAACAAAAAAAAGATGAAGGAAAGGAAAAGCCAAAAAGAAAATCTTTTCGTTTATTTGGCACAGAATTAGATAACGCCCAACAACTTGAACAAGGGGATATTTGGGTCGGGGATGGATCATTACTCTGGGTTCCCGTTCCCTCTCTCAGTCATGGTGTTGTGTGGATTAGTTCTCCCTTTTTATTACGCCGTTGGCAAAGCCGTCAACCACAATCTGCACATCAAACCGCAATTCCTGACCCCTATAGCTGTAACTTTAATCAAAATAGCAAAGTTTATCTTAAAGATGCGATTATCAAATCTGATGAACTGAAAGCGTTTGACAACTGGCAATCTTTTGTTCCCAAACAAGCCAGCAGTATCGACAAAGTTTTAGTGCTTCCCGACCAACATTGTGCGACTCTCATTCAAATGAGTTTGTGGCGACAAGTCAAGATCAAACTGGATGAACATAAAGTGGTCGATGGCGGTTTCCGCTATGAAGAAGCCATTCCCCCTGATACTCTCATGTATTTTACTTGGGGACTCACCAACCAAGCTAACGGAACTGGACAACAATCACAAAACGACTTCCAAACTTTAATTCAAAGTCACGACATCATCCAAATCGGCGGACAAGAAAGCCTCGGTCGCGGTTTTGTTCAACAATCTCAGTAG